The following are encoded together in the Ovis canadensis isolate MfBH-ARS-UI-01 breed Bighorn chromosome 2, ARS-UI_OviCan_v2, whole genome shotgun sequence genome:
- the LOC138434548 gene encoding olfactory receptor 13C7-like: protein MDGSNQTSLLMDFILLGLSAHPKLEKTLFVLILLMYLVILLGNGILILVTILDSRLHTPMYFFLGNLSFLDICYTTSSVPLILDSFLTPRKTISFSACFGQMFLSFAMGATECVLLGMMAFDRYVAICNPLRYPVVMNKVACRPMAVGSWAAGITNSVIQTLQAVRLPFCGDNVINHFTCEILAVLKLACADISINVISMVVANVIFLGVPVLFIFVSYVFIIATILRIPSGEGRKKAFSTCSAHLTVVVIFYGTILFMYGKPKSKDPLGADKQDLADKLTSLFYGVVTPMLNPIIYSLRNKDVKAAVRNLVSQKHLTE from the coding sequence ATGGACGGGTCCAATCAGACCTCCCTCCTGATGGATTTCATTCTCCTGGGCCTCTCAGCCCACCCAAAGCTGGAGAAAACGCTCTTTGTGCTCATCTTGCTCATGTACCTGGTGATCCTGCTGGGCAATGGGATCCTCATCCTGGTGACCATCCTTGACTCCCGCCTGCACacgcccatgtacttcttcctgggGAACCTCTCCTTCCTGGACATCTGCTACACAACCTCCTCAGTCCCCCTCATCCTTGACAGCTTCCTGACCCCCAGGAAAACCATCTCCTTCTCAGCCTGTTTTGGGCAGATGTTCCTCTCTTTTGCCATGGGGGCCACGGAGTGTGTGCTTCTGGGCATGATGGCATTTgatcgctatgtggccatctgcaacCCCCTGAGGTACCCTGTAGTCATGAACAAAGTTGCCTGCAGGCCTATGGCTGTTGGCTCCTGGGCAGCTGGTATCACCAACTCTGTAATTCAGACATTGCAGGCTGTGAGACTGCCATTCTGTGGGGACAATGTCATCAACCACTTCACCTGTGAGATCCTGGCTGTCCTGAAGTTGGCCTGTGCTGACATCTCCATCAATGTGATCAGTATGGTCGTGGCCAATGTGATCTTCCTGGGAGTCCCAGTTCTGTTCATTTTTGTCTCCTATGTGTTCATCATTGCTACCATCCTGAGGATCCCCtcaggagaggggaggaaaaaggCCTTCTCTACCTGCTCTGCCCACCTCACAGTTGTGGTCATCTTCTATGGGACCATCCTCTTCATGTATGGGAAGCCCAAATCCAAGGACCCCCTGGGGGCAGACAAACAGGACCTTGCAGACAAGCTCACCTCCCTCTTCTATGGGGTGGTGACCCCCATGCTCAACCCCATCATCTACAGCCTCAGGAACAAGGATGTGAAGGCTGCTGTGAGGAACCTGGTGAGTCAGAAACACCTAACTGAGTGA
- the LOC138434549 gene encoding olfactory receptor 13C7-like — MEASNQSSVTEFVLLGLSAHPKLEKTFFVLILSMYLVILLGNGVLILVTVSDSHLHTPMYFFLGNLSFLDICYTTSSVPLVLDGFLTPRKTIPFSACAIQMFLSFAMGATECVLLGMMAFDRYMAICNPLRYSMVMRKTVYVSMAASSWLAGGANSLVQISLAVQLPFCGDNVINHFICEILAVLKLACADISINVVSMGVANVIFLGVPVLFIFVSYIFILTTILRIPSVEGRKKAFSTCSAHLTVVVIFYGTILFMYGKPKSKDPLGADKQELADKLISLFYGLLTPMLNPIIYSLRNKDVKAAVKNLMVQKHSIQ, encoded by the coding sequence ATGGAAGCATCCAACCAATCCAGTGTGACAGAGTTTGTCTTGCTGGGCCTCTCTGCCCACCCCAAACTAGAGAAAACGTTCTTTGTGCTCATCCTGTCCATGTACCTGGTGATCCTGCTGGGCAATGGGGTCCTCATCCTGGtgactgtgtctgactctcactTGCACACGcccatgtatttcttcctggGGAACCTCTCCTTCCTGGACATCTGCTACACAACCTCCTCAGTCCCCCTGGTCCTGGATGGCTTCCTGACCCCCAGGAAAACTATCCCCTTCTCAGCCTGTGCCATACAGATGTTCCTCTCTTTTGCCATGGGAGCCACAGAGTGTGTGCTTCTGGGCATGATGGCATTTGATCGCTACATGGCCATCTGCAACCCACTGAGATACTCCATGGTCATGAGAAAGACTGTCTATGTGTCCATGGCTGCCAGCTCCTGGCTGGCTGGTGGAGCTAACTCCTTGGTACAGATCTCTCTTGCAGTACAGTTACCCTTCTGTGGGGACAACGTCATCAACCACTTCATCTGTGAGATCCTGGCTGTCCTGAAGTTGGCCTGTGCTGACATCTCCATCAATGTGGTCAGTATGGGGGTGGCCAATGTGATCTTCCTGGGGGTCCCAGTTCTGTTCATCTTTGTCTCCTACATCTTCATCCTCACCACCATCCTGAGGATCCCCTCAGTTGAGGGGAGGAAAAAGGCCTTCTCTACCTGCTCTGCccacctcactgtggtggtcatcTTCTATGGGACTATTCTTTTCATGTATGGGAAGCCCAAATCCAAGGACCCCCTGGGGGCAGACAAACAGGAACTTGCAGACAAACTCATCTCCCTCTTCTATGGACTTCTGACCCCCATGCTCAACCCCATCATTTACAGCCTCAGGAACAAGGATGTTAAGGCTGCTGTGAAGAATCTCATGGTTCAGAAACACTCCATTCAGTGA